The following is a genomic window from Candidatus Neomarinimicrobiota bacterium.
TGGTTCTGCCGATTGACATCGATGGTCAATTGGTCGGTAGGTTGAAAGACCAGGCCCACGCTGGTTACCACAAGATCGCCCTGAAAGGCGTCATCTGGGTCGAAATTTGGGCTACCCGCCAGCGAAGATGACCACTTGACCTGCAGCATCCTGTGGATTTGCGTTTGGCCATTTGTATTCCACTGATTCGCATCAAATACCTTACCGTTATACGCGATAGTTGCTCGTGGGAATTCCGTCGATATGCTGGTTGATCTTGCGAGACCCGCATTAAGCCATATTGCAGCCCAATGTTCCGGGAGATTCTGGTAAAGATCGCGCTGGCGGAAGCCATAAAACCCCGTATTCGCGAATTGGATGATGGGATTGTCGAAAAACCAGGTACGGTAGGCCATCCAGTTAAACTTGTTGAGGCCATCGCGGGGCACGAACCCATTTTGCAGCACAAAATTCTTGCTGATCTGGTGCAGTCCGAAGGTGATGTGCCAAGTGCGGCTGATGTACCAATAGTCAAAATCGGCGTTATGTGATCTTTGGACTTCGGCACCCGATGATTCAGCAAATTGGCTCAGTACCACGTTAGACTGTACGAACATATTGCCGTCAATGCGATAGTACCCATCCAAAGCAAACGAATGGTTGGCAGCTCCCCTATAGCCTCGGGAAGAAGTCATTGCGCCAATAAAGTTTTCTTCCCCAAAAAGCCGTTTGTAGCGCAATATACCCACCGCTGCGTTCTCGCCGGAGCCATCTTCAATTCCAGCCGCTTCGTCAATCGCAAGGAGCGCCGATATACCATTCTGGTCGCCTAGCCTGCCAGTCACTTTAGCGCCCAAGAGCGGGGCGCCAATCCGCCTGGTATGGGTGCTTGACCTGATACTACTGAAGTTGCTGGATGCCGCCAGTGCGAAATCCTCGGCACCCTCAAGGAAAAATGGCCGCTTCTCAGGAAAAAACAACGGGAAGCGGGTGTTGGCATCGATTTGGCCCGCATCCGATTCGACCTGGCTGAAGTCGGGCCGATAGGTCAGGTCCATGGTCAAGCTGGAGGTGAGACCCAGCTTGGCAGTCAACCCGAGACTGTGGCCCGAAATCGCCGGCTCTTTCGCGAGGGTACCGTCGTTCAACACTTTGACGTCCGATTGTGTCAGCGCGGGCAGCACCTCGTACGTTCGCTTAAATTTCAGATCAATGAAGGTTATGATTGCCATCTGACTTAACGCTGATCCTCTGTCGGGTGACACTGATGGGAATATGGCAGTTTCGGAGAAACGGATTATTTGCCGGCCGAATTGGATCCCCATTTTCACTGACTTACCCACGTTGTAGCGTAGCGACTTGAAGGGTATTTTCAACTCAACTGAATAACCCTCGCTACTAAGTTGTCCACCTGCATCCCAAATAATATCGATAGAATTGTCTGCGGCTCCGTCTTTAGTTACCAGCCCATCGCCCTGGGAACCTACGCCATTCACCATGAAATAGAGACCGGATTGAGAATCGTTTAATCCATCAATGGTGACCCCTACCACGTCGTCCTCAAATAGGCCGTCCCATTTGGCCACATTTGCCCGAATCTTGTCAGCCTCCCTGTCGAAAGCTTGGATTGCGAAATAAATATTATCATCATCATAAGCAACTTGGACGGTTGTCGTCTCGCTAACCGGTTTGCCGTAGTCGGGCTGAATCGTCTCATAGCCCGAGTAGATTGTGGCCCTGTTCCAGAAAGACTCATCAAATTTACCGTCGAGGGTCGGAACCTGGTCGATCTTGAGCGGGACGATTCCAAATGGCTGGACTTCATCTGCAGCCGCGACAAAAGTGCTGCCCACCAATACGAACAGAGTCATCAGAGCATTCAATTTTTTCAAGGGTTCACCTCCAACCGTTAAATCAGATTATCGGGAATGCCAGCTATAGGGTTAGACGTTGGATAGGATGGAAATCATCCCTCCCACACCAGAATTCGGTGACCACGATTCAGTTTTTGGTCGCAGGAATCCTACTGCGTCGCCAAGCTGCTGCCATCATTGTGTATGTGCGTGCCAGGCACCAACTGATGATGGCCGCATCATGACTATTGGCAGCCCCACCCATAGAGAGATTGGGGGCAATATTATCTGCAGGATGTCGGTTGGATTCGGCGATTGACAAACGCTCGCCGCTACAATAAGTTGCCTCAGCATGCATTCCAAAGCAGAGACGGTTGCCGCCTACCTGGACGAACTCGCTCCCCATCGGCGGGCCGCCCTTGAAGTTGTCCGCGAGCTGATTCTGAGCAATCTGCCCACCGGCTACGAGGAGGCCATGAACTGGGGCATGATCACCTACCAGTTGCCGCTGGCCATGTATCCTGACACCTACAACGGGCAGCCACTCATGGTTGCGGCGCTGGCCTCACAAAAGCGGCATATGGCGGTCTATCTTACCGGCATCTACGCTAACGAGGTGGCCCGCCAAAAGTTTGTGGCGAGCTACAAGGCTACGGGCAAGCGCCTGGATATGGGCGCAGCGTGTGTCCGTTTCAGAAAACTGGACGATCTGCCCCTTGAGCTCATCGGCAAGTCCATTGCCGCCCTGTCGCCGCAACGATTCATCCAGGTCTACGAGCAGTCTCGTACCAGGCCCAGGGCGGGCACGAGACCGGTGGGCCAAGTCAACCCATCGGCAGCGCACGGACCAACGCGCTCCTAGCTGGCAAATGAGCACCGAACAGACCCGCATCTATCTTGACTATCACGCCACGACGCCCGTCGACCCCAGGGTTTATCACGCCATGGAGCCGTACTTCACGGAACTGTTTGGCAATCCGGCCAGCAAGAACCACGCTTTCGGCCGCGAAGCCAGCGGGGCGGTTGAGCGGGCCCGGGCTCAGGTTGCCGCGCTCATCGGAGCCGTACCCAAAGAGATAATCTTCACCAGCGGCGCCACGGAATCGGATAACCTGGCTATCAAAGGCGTGGCGCGACAGGGCGGCAACGGGGCTGGCCACATCGTCACGCTGACAACCGAGCACAAGGCTGTGCTGGACCCCTGCAACGTCCTTCAGCACGGCGGCACTGAAGTCACCTACCTGGAGGTGGGGCACAGCGGCAGGGTGG
Proteins encoded in this region:
- a CDS encoding carbohydrate binding family 9 domain-containing protein, whose amino-acid sequence is MKKLNALMTLFVLVGSTFVAAADEVQPFGIVPLKIDQVPTLDGKFDESFWNRATIYSGYETIQPDYGKPVSETTTVQVAYDDDNIYFAIQAFDREADKIRANVAKWDGLFEDDVVGVTIDGLNDSQSGLYFMVNGVGSQGDGLVTKDGAADNSIDIIWDAGGQLSSEGYSVELKIPFKSLRYNVGKSVKMGIQFGRQIIRFSETAIFPSVSPDRGSALSQMAIITFIDLKFKRTYEVLPALTQSDVKVLNDGTLAKEPAISGHSLGLTAKLGLTSSLTMDLTYRPDFSQVESDAGQIDANTRFPLFFPEKRPFFLEGAEDFALAASSNFSSIRSSTHTRRIGAPLLGAKVTGRLGDQNGISALLAIDEAAGIEDGSGENAAVGILRYKRLFGEENFIGAMTSSRGYRGAANHSFALDGYYRIDGNMFVQSNVVLSQFAESSGAEVQRSHNADFDYWYISRTWHITFGLHQISKNFVLQNGFVPRDGLNKFNWMAYRTWFFDNPIIQFANTGFYGFRQRDLYQNLPEHWAAIWLNAGLARSTSISTEFPRATIAYNGKVFDANQWNTNGQTQIHRMLQVKWSSSLAGSPNFDPDDAFQGDLVVTSVGLVFQPTDQLTIDVNRQNQKFRNRASGELAFDVQIIRSKLNYQINKYLSLRIISESNSGEESIATDLLASFSYFPGSVLFLGYGVNLAETTDSAVAKVFNRYQETRRGIFFKASYNYRF
- a CDS encoding DUF1801 domain-containing protein, which translates into the protein MHSKAETVAAYLDELAPHRRAALEVVRELILSNLPTGYEEAMNWGMITYQLPLAMYPDTYNGQPLMVAALASQKRHMAVYLTGIYANEVARQKFVASYKATGKRLDMGAACVRFRKLDDLPLELIGKSIAALSPQRFIQVYEQSRTRPRAGTRPVGQVNPSAAHGPTRS